The Colletes latitarsis isolate SP2378_abdomen chromosome 1, iyColLati1, whole genome shotgun sequence genomic interval TTTGTTTACCTTTCAAGCCATTGTGTCAAACATTGGAAATGAAATACGTGTGCACATTGTGTGTGAAAAATATCATCTGATTGCTCTAAATAATCCTTACATATAGCGCATATTACGTTCATTTTTACGTAAAAATGACATAAACAATAAGTACAAAAAAGATCGATATAAATAGATTTATGTGAAactaatgaatttttaaatagattTAAGCCTCAATGACATTTAATTGTTGCTTTTCTTAAATCAGCTGTATGTGATTCCAATTATTACGTTCTAATCAAAAGAGGTATACTCATCATGAGCTTGCTTATGTTCAAGAAGGTTACATGTGATACGTACAAGCCCGAAATGTCATTGGTAAAATTTGAATTTATCCCCCAGATACTTTTAAAAAATCTAAAGTTATTCCTTTTCGAAACAGTAAACACATTCATATATTTTGTTAATAGAACTGTTACGAAGCATATTCAACACATATTATGTATTAAACGTACAAATAACTACATGCTCatgtgttgaaaaataaaatgtacATCACACACATTTGTGCTTGATGTCATTTTATATCTACAGAACAATTTAAACTTTAATTATGCCAAATTATTGTTTTCCTTCGACGAAATATACATTGTAAGTTTTTTATTCATTGTTAAACGATACAAATAAAGACAGAAAGAGATATGTTATAAACATAATGTGTCGTTATTTGATAAGAATTATACGTTCCAAAGTGTTGTCATTCTATAAAAGAATTATAcacgttatttttattttgatatatAGATCATGtttatacataaaaaattaaaaggatAACAGATTTGAGCAGTAAAGATTTAATTCGAGCTAGGAAAGTTTGTAGTTGTAGCCTAGGGAATTTTCGATAGTTTCTTATTTGGTTGTTGGTCAGCATTGTAGAGCAAACTTTAAGGTAATTACTGTGTGCTAAGGCGTCGAAACAACGTCCGTTTTTATGTCCTTCTTTGTCTTGTAATTGAAAAGACATAGGAACGCCGATCTTGTCTGTCTTCGTTGTTTTCAATTACAAGACAAGGAAGAACATAGAAACGCACATCGCTTCGATGCTCGTGTGCCCCCGGCCTAAAGGTACTTGTGAACCTGGGTAAGCTGTAATTGTTATATTGTATAAATAACACTAAAGACTGTTCATGTAGTTAAGTCACCAGCTATAAACAAAAGAATGTGTTTCTTTGTTCGATTTATATTGCCGTTCTTTGTTTCTTGTTTACTTTTAGTGACTACTCGGTGAACGAACTTTAGTCATATCATTATAACGTAATAAAAAAAGTATAGTGAGATATATTTCTATAAATATATATCTTATTTTGTATTAATTTCTTACGGTTAATGTACCTTATATTTCCCGTCTTTCTATCCGAACCTTATGTATATCGAGAAATAATTTCATTATTGGTCAAATGGCAAATACATCATCAATGCTGTCAATAGAACAATATCATGATATTTGTCCCGAAGATATTACTAACTGCACGACTGTTTCTAACATTGGAAGTAGTTGTAATGAATCAAGAACATTAAATGATTTACAATGTTTTGTATGCGATGCAAAAATTCAGGGTCGTCATTATGCATTGGCTACATGTAGAACTCAAACATCAAGATCTAGAGTAATAGAAAAACTCGGAGAATTAGTTGGTGATAGGTAGTACTATATATTATTTGTACAtaagtaaaatattaaattctatgtTATAATTTGAAGTAGAACAGTAATCTTTTTCCCATAATGTAGATACATGGTAGTAATATCAGAGGATGATGTAATTTGTCGAAGTTGTGCTAATCTCATTAATACGCTTGATCGACTCGAAGTTGAAACGTATAGCTTGCGTGATAATATCTTACGATTCTTGGAACACAAATATTCCTTGGAAGAAGGAGAACTTCTTGGCAATAATGAAAAGCAAAAGTGTTCGCAACCACCACAAATCACAAAATGTAACAATCAAATTGTAACTAATTGTCAGGGTAAAAAACAGGATGTTATTCTATCTTCACATGTTACTGAGAAAGCCAAAGACAAAAGAAGTAATATTTGGTTGCAATGTGATAAATGTCAGTATACCACACTTCATAATTCATTTATGGTGCATCATGTTAGAGGTCACAacaaacagaaaatattttgtgATAAGTGTGGAATACAGTTTCTTGGAACTCAGCAAGAATCCCATAATTGTAATTTAAAAGACTCTTTAAATAATCAAGATAGAATTAAAGATGAGCAAGCAGGTTGTTTGAAATATTAAGTTTTGTTATCCCAGAGATTCATTTTCCATTAGTTTAATGaattatattattaaacatTTTACAGAATCATCTATGAAATGTATTAATGAAACTGTAATGGATATTCCAATTTTGGAGAAAACAATACAACAAAATGTACCAATTATGACCATTGAAACATATACAGAATCACACATTCCAAATCACAATGAAAGTATGCCTATAATAAGATTATCAAATTCAGAAAACTTACccatacaaaatattttaactCCTGGTAAGGATTCTACTCCTCAaagtaatatttaattaaaaagtatTTTTTACCATACAAATGCTTTTAAATTATAGATAATAGTTCTGCAACTAATCAGCCAATATATGTACGTGTTTTACAACCCATTGAAATTAATGAAACACCAACACATTCTACAATGATGACTGTATCAAATTCTGATACAGATCTAGCAATGAAACTTAAAGATAGTTcaggaaaacaaattttaacattGACAGAAGATGGAAATTTGGAAATGACAGAAGTAGCTTGCTGGAATGATTTATAATTATTAGACTTTTAATCCAGCCTTAATGTTCAAGTTATTTAAACTTACATTATTAAATTAGACAGAGCTTCTATttacttatttttattaatacaacAAGTAACAATTATTTACATTTACAATTACTTACAcagttattttcttttctttttctttaaacAAAGTCTGTACCAATTTTTAGCATATTAATTACATGTCTTGTTTCTTTaatcaaaaattttaatgcagaaTACTGGTACAATTTGTTTCTACATTTGAAACTGttttatttaattgttattGTAAAACATGGTTGTTACAATTGGTTTGCTATTAGATTCGTCCTAgatgatgtggtatttgcaacctgCATTTGTCTCATATCCAGTGTTCAACCTGAAACAAAGAATTGTTAATATTTCTTATAGTATTTCATGCATTTACTTTTATTAATTCTTTTCAGTTTCTTTCAGAATGACGTATTTATTACCTAAAAGTTTGCTGACAGCGTTTGCGACATTGTTGCCTATACCGTTGGCGACTTTGGCAGCACCAGATACAGCCTCTTGCACTGAATTTCCGACATCATTCGTCACATTTTCTTGAGCTTTCGTAGCTTTGTTTAGCGAATCTAGTGCAGTATCTGATAAGCCCTCGGCAACTTTAGCAACGACGTCGTTGGCAGTATCAACTACATTATTCACGGTATTCTCGACCTCATTTAAAGCATTTGCTACGACATCACGGTTAACATTTGCCGAATCTGCTTTAAGAGTAGAAGCATCATTCTGAACATCTATAGCCAGTTTTGTTGCGTCTGCCGCTAACATTGAAGATTTCTGTTTAGTTCCGTTCAATGCTTCATTTGCGGCCTTCTTAGCTTTTTGCAAAGCCTCTGTGGCTTTCTCTTTCAAATCGTCAACTGCCTTTTTAAGGGCTTTCTTGACAGCATCCGAAACTGCGGAACTTTCGTTTTGTAATGCTTTTAGTGTTCCGTTCACTGCATCGCCCGATGCTTTTTTGACAGCATCTAATGCAGCCTTTGTTTTATTGAGAGTCTCCTCAGATTTCTCTTCAACTTCGGCTGCTCCTTTCTTTGTAAGGTTCCTCAAACTGTTCACGACCTCAGCGGCTTTTGTATTGACTTCTTCTAGTGTGTTCTTGACATCCTCCTCCAATTTTTCTAAAGTTTTAGCGACATCCTGGCTAATTTCTGCTACTTTCTTGTTAACAGCTTCCTTGGCTTCTTTGCTTGCTGTATTCAATTTATTAACTGTGTCtgcaattttattcaattttttgtTCGTCGCGTTCTTAACAGCAGCCAAAACTTCAGCGGCATTATTTACTGCATTCCTCACTTCGCTCGCGATTGACTGTGACACGTTCTGTAAGACCGCGATAGTTTCAGTGGTAGCATTGTCAACTTGGTCATTGACATCTCTGTCGACTGTTGCCGTTGTTTCGATCAACCAATCCGTTCCGTTTTCAATCGCGTTCTCTATCTGGAGCGAGGTATTATAAACTTTGTTGTTGATGTCTTCGATCTCTTTGTGAACAGCTGTAGTTGCTCTCTTCAAAGCTCTTGCAGTGTTGTTGACCAACTTGACTAGATCCTCTTCCGCTTTGGTTATAGCTTTGTTAAGGTCACTCTTAAGTTCTTTCGCAGTCTCGAAAGCTCTCTTCTTAGCATCCTCCACCAGAGTATCTACGGCACGTGCTGTATTGTTTAAAATGTTGGCAGCGACCTCCGCGGTTGCATCTAGTATTTGTTTACTGGCGGTTGTGACAAAACGTAGAAGAGCTTCACTTTCGTTCTTGGCTTCGGTCAGTGCATCTTTCGTGAGCTGTAAAACATCCTTATTCTCGTCATTATCGGCTTCGGCGAGAGTTTTCATAATTTTTTCCAACTGCTCCTCCGCTTCTTTCTTTAACTTAGCGAGCGCTTTATTGGTTTTGTCTTTCAACTCAGTTAGTTCTTCTAACATAGCTTTAGCTGCATTGTTTAAATCTTCGGTAGCCTTAAGTTGGTCTTCGCTCAATTTGTTGTTTGCATCATTTACGTTCTCAGCAGTTTCGTTAGTGAGCGATGCCAAGTCGTTCTTCAATTCTTGTACAACTTTCGCCAATTCTGTTATAGCATTGTTCAATTCG includes:
- the LOC143344947 gene encoding LOW QUALITY PROTEIN: uncharacterized protein LOC143344947 (The sequence of the model RefSeq protein was modified relative to this genomic sequence to represent the inferred CDS: deleted 1 base in 1 codon), which gives rise to CSCITNCHSKPSTGSTASTDSTASTASTGSTASTGSTASTGSTDSTGSTDSTGSTASTGSTDSTGSTASTGSTDSTGSTASTGSTGRTGSTASKVSTASTASTDSTDSTDSTDSTDSTDSTDSKGSTGSTASTGSTGSTGSTGSTDSTGSTASTDSTGSTGSTASTGSTDSKGSTTSTGSTDSTGSTDSTDSTDSTDSTDSTASTDSTDSTDSTDSTDSKGSTASTGSTDSTGSTDSTGSTASTGSTGSTDSTGSTASTDSTDSTGGTVSAGSKDSTDSTGGTASTGRKDSKDSKDSTGSTASEVSTDSTDSTDSTAAQAAQTAQAAKPAKPAPQPKPAPAPAPKSKQPTAPEPAVLPVPLPAPKPAPKPAPKAAPKATPKPAPKPAPSPKGQKKTQDALKKAVGDAARISKELQKLINSAERLLGKELQNLVNKSAAASGEAKKAATKVRSMAQSLLAKAAPAIAGILKDAANETATVLEVTKNATQDELNNAITELAKVVQELKNDLASLTNETAENVNDANNKLSEDQLKATEDLNNAAKAMLEELTELKDKTNKALAKLKKEAEEQLEKIMKTLAEADNDENKDVLQLTKDALTEAKNESEALLRFVTTASKQILDATAEVAANILNNTARAVDTLVEDAKKRAFETAKELKSDLNKAITKAEEDLVKLVNNTARALKRATTAVHKEIEDINNKVYNTSLQIENAIENGTDWLIETTATVDRDVNDQVDNATTETIAVLQNVSQSIASEVRNAVNNAAEVLAAVKNATNKKLNKIADTVNKLNTASKEAKEAVNKKVAEISQDVAKTLEKLEEDVKNTLEEVNTKAAEVVNSLRNLTKKGAAEVEEKSEETLNKTKAALDAVKKASGDAVNGTLKALQNESSAVSDAVKKALKKAVDDLKEKATEALQKAKKAANEALNGTKQKSSMLAADATKLAIDVQNDASTLKADSANVNRDVVANALNEVENTVNNVVDTANDVVAKVAEGLSDTALDSLNKATKAQENVTNDVGNSVQEAVSGAAKVANGIGNNVANAVSKLLG
- the LOC143344103 gene encoding uncharacterized protein LOC143344103; the protein is MANTSSMLSIEQYHDICPEDITNCTTVSNIGSSCNESRTLNDLQCFVCDAKIQGRHYALATCRTQTSRSRVIEKLGELVGDRYMVVISEDDVICRSCANLINTLDRLEVETYSLRDNILRFLEHKYSLEEGELLGNNEKQKCSQPPQITKCNNQIVTNCQGKKQDVILSSHVTEKAKDKRSNIWLQCDKCQYTTLHNSFMVHHVRGHNKQKIFCDKCGIQFLGTQQESHNCNLKDSLNNQDRIKDEQAESSMKCINETVMDIPILEKTIQQNVPIMTIETYTESHIPNHNESMPIIRLSNSENLPIQNILTPDNSSATNQPIYVRVLQPIEINETPTHSTMMTVSNSDTDLAMKLKDSSGKQILTLTEDGNLEMTEVACWNDL